In Herbinix luporum, a single window of DNA contains:
- the ilvC gene encoding ketol-acid reductoisomerase: protein MAKIYYQQDCNLSLLDKKTVAIIGYGSQGHAHALNLKDSGVNVVIGLYEGSKSWPKAEAAGFEVYTAAEAAKKADIIMILINDEKQAKLYKESIEPNLEPGNALMFAHGFCIHYGQIIPPKDVDVMMIAPKGPGHTVRSQYLEGQGVPCLLAVHQDASGKAHDLALAYALGIGGARAGVLETTFKEETETDLFGEQAVLCGGVTALMKAGFEVLVEAGYDPANAYFECIHEMKLIIDLVNESGFAGMRYSISNTAEYGDYITGPKIITEETKNAMRKVLSDIQDGTFARNWLLENQIGCPNFNAKRKIEAEHPLEKVGAELRNMMSWTKKNKLIDN, encoded by the coding sequence ATGGCAAAGATTTATTATCAACAGGATTGTAATTTATCACTATTAGACAAAAAGACAGTAGCTATTATAGGATATGGTAGCCAAGGTCATGCCCATGCTCTTAATCTAAAAGATTCCGGTGTAAATGTAGTTATTGGACTTTATGAGGGAAGTAAATCATGGCCTAAGGCAGAGGCAGCAGGATTTGAAGTATACACTGCGGCAGAAGCAGCTAAGAAGGCAGACATTATTATGATTTTAATTAATGACGAAAAACAGGCTAAGCTTTACAAAGAATCAATTGAACCTAATCTAGAACCCGGTAATGCTTTAATGTTTGCCCATGGATTCTGCATCCACTATGGTCAGATTATTCCTCCAAAGGATGTAGACGTTATGATGATAGCTCCAAAGGGCCCCGGACATACTGTAAGAAGTCAGTACCTAGAGGGACAAGGTGTTCCCTGCTTGCTAGCAGTTCATCAAGATGCAAGCGGAAAGGCTCATGATTTGGCACTGGCTTATGCATTAGGAATAGGTGGTGCAAGAGCAGGTGTTCTTGAGACAACTTTCAAAGAAGAAACAGAGACCGACCTTTTTGGTGAGCAGGCTGTATTATGTGGCGGTGTAACCGCTCTTATGAAAGCTGGTTTTGAAGTTTTAGTAGAAGCCGGATATGATCCTGCCAATGCATATTTTGAGTGTATCCATGAGATGAAATTAATAATTGACCTGGTTAATGAGAGTGGTTTTGCCGGAATGAGATATTCTATATCCAATACAGCAGAATATGGTGATTATATTACCGGTCCTAAGATTATAACAGAGGAAACAAAGAATGCTATGAGAAAGGTTCTTAGTGATATTCAGGACGGAACCTTTGCAAGAAACTGGCTCCTTGAGAATCAAATCGGCTGCCCTAACTTCAATGCAAAAAGAAAAATTGAAGCAGAACATCCTTTAGAAAAGGTAGGAGCAGAGCTTCGCAATATGATGAGCTGGACTAAGAAAAACAAATTAATCGATAACTAA
- a CDS encoding Gfo/Idh/MocA family protein yields MLNVAIVGTGNIAPIHVEGLLEFSDRCKIVALCDIYPEKAEALNKKYNLDCEIFDDHEKMLASGIKIDIVHICTPPYVHAEIAINSMNAGKHVVVEKPMATCLAECDAMLEAEKRNNVVMSCVAQNRFRNSIYKLKKTAESGIAGKICYANVKSYWWRGHSYYDLWWRGLWEKEGGGPTLNHAVHHIDMVNWIEGSLPEEVTAMLANVMHDNSEVEDLSIAVLRYQDGSLAQVTSSVVHHGEEQGIELQCADAKISAPWDVKAEISRPNGFPQEGGNKELVNKIEEFYKSLPDLKYEGHTGQIEDVLNAIENNKKPLISGEDGRRTIELISAIYKAGCKKEIVKLPLSKDDDFYTFDGLLKNAVRFYEKATAIENLPPDDITVGNY; encoded by the coding sequence ATGTTAAATGTTGCTATAGTAGGAACCGGTAATATTGCCCCTATCCATGTAGAAGGTTTATTAGAATTTTCAGATCGCTGTAAGATAGTTGCACTTTGTGATATATATCCCGAGAAGGCAGAGGCATTAAATAAAAAATATAATTTAGATTGCGAAATCTTTGATGATCATGAGAAAATGTTGGCCTCAGGCATTAAGATAGATATTGTTCATATATGTACACCCCCTTATGTTCATGCAGAGATTGCAATTAATTCCATGAATGCCGGAAAGCATGTAGTAGTAGAAAAACCTATGGCTACCTGCTTGGCAGAATGTGACGCCATGTTGGAGGCTGAAAAAAGAAATAATGTGGTAATGTCATGTGTAGCACAGAACCGTTTTCGAAATTCCATATATAAATTAAAGAAAACAGCTGAAAGTGGTATTGCAGGAAAGATTTGCTATGCCAATGTCAAATCCTATTGGTGGCGTGGTCATAGTTATTATGACTTATGGTGGAGGGGCTTATGGGAAAAAGAAGGCGGTGGACCAACCCTTAATCATGCTGTTCATCATATTGATATGGTTAACTGGATTGAAGGCTCCTTGCCTGAGGAAGTTACAGCCATGCTTGCCAATGTAATGCATGATAATTCTGAGGTAGAGGATTTATCTATTGCAGTGCTTCGTTATCAGGACGGTAGCTTGGCTCAAGTTACAAGCTCTGTTGTACATCATGGGGAAGAACAAGGTATTGAACTGCAGTGTGCAGATGCTAAAATATCAGCACCTTGGGATGTGAAAGCTGAAATTTCTAGACCTAACGGATTCCCTCAAGAAGGTGGTAACAAGGAACTAGTTAATAAAATTGAGGAGTTTTATAAATCCCTTCCTGATCTTAAATACGAAGGACATACAGGACAGATTGAAGATGTTTTAAATGCAATTGAAAATAATAAAAAACCACTTATAAGCGGAGAGGATGGCCGTAGAACCATAGAGCTTATTTCTGCTATTTACAAAGCAGGTTGCAAAAAGGAAATTGTTAAACTTCCCTTATCTAAAGATGATGATTTTTATACTTTTGACGGTCTTTTAAAGAATGCAGTACGTTTTTATGAAAAAGCTACTGCCATTGAAAACCTACCCCCTGATGATATAACAGTGGGAAATTATTAA
- a CDS encoding Gfo/Idh/MocA family protein, with translation MNKVRIGIIGIGNIGSAHALNIFNGKIKGLELTALCDIDPNRFKWAKNTFGMQIPLYSDYRLLLKSGLVDAILIATPHSLHPFIAMDGFRANLHVLTEKPAGIDTFHVRQMNKAAKESGKIYAIMYNQRTNPLFARLKSMVEEGKLGEIKRFTWIVSNWYRTQAYYNSGTWRGSWSGEGGGVLMNQCPHNLDIWQWITGMPVKIRAFCKYGHYHNITVEDDVTIVAEYANKATAVFITSTGEYPGTNRMEYIGTKGKVIIEEGILKFYSLESDEREIRFTTDAASPNIDVYYEEFKQTEPESGHIGILQNFTDAILYNKDLLAPGYEGINGLTISNAAYMSDWLDSWIDLPLDEELYRRLLKEKQEKEVTIKKQAFKENLNGKYNERWQVRW, from the coding sequence ATGAACAAAGTTAGAATTGGAATTATAGGCATAGGAAATATAGGAAGTGCCCATGCCCTTAATATATTTAATGGAAAAATTAAAGGGCTAGAGCTGACAGCCCTATGTGATATAGACCCAAATAGGTTTAAATGGGCTAAAAACACCTTCGGTATGCAGATACCATTATATTCTGATTATCGTTTATTATTAAAAAGTGGACTGGTAGATGCCATTTTAATAGCAACTCCCCATAGTCTTCATCCTTTTATAGCCATGGATGGATTTAGGGCCAATCTTCATGTATTAACAGAAAAACCTGCAGGAATTGATACTTTTCATGTAAGACAGATGAACAAAGCGGCTAAAGAATCAGGAAAAATATATGCTATTATGTATAATCAAAGAACAAATCCCCTATTTGCCCGTCTAAAGAGTATGGTAGAGGAAGGTAAACTGGGGGAAATAAAAAGGTTTACATGGATTGTAAGTAACTGGTATCGAACCCAGGCTTACTATAATTCGGGAACTTGGAGGGGTTCTTGGAGTGGGGAGGGCGGTGGAGTACTAATGAACCAATGTCCCCATAATCTTGATATTTGGCAGTGGATAACCGGTATGCCAGTTAAAATACGGGCTTTCTGCAAATATGGTCACTATCATAATATTACTGTTGAGGATGATGTTACTATAGTGGCTGAATATGCCAATAAAGCAACGGCTGTATTTATAACATCAACCGGTGAATACCCGGGAACTAATCGAATGGAGTATATAGGTACTAAAGGTAAAGTTATAATAGAAGAAGGAATATTAAAGTTTTATAGTCTTGAATCCGATGAACGGGAGATACGTTTTACCACTGATGCTGCTTCTCCTAATATAGATGTTTATTATGAGGAATTTAAACAAACAGAGCCTGAAAGCGGCCATATAGGAATCTTACAGAATTTTACCGACGCCATATTATATAATAAAGATCTTCTTGCTCCCGGATATGAAGGAATTAATGGGCTAACCATCAGTAATGCAGCCTACATGTCTGATTGGTTAGATTCTTGGATAGATTTACCTTTGGATGAAGAACTATATAGACGGCTGCTTAAAGAGAAGCAAGAAAAGGAAGTAACTATAAAAAAGCAAGCATTTAAAGAAAACCTAAACGGTAAGTACAATGAACGATGGCAGGTAAGATGGTAG
- the ilvN gene encoding acetolactate synthase small subunit: MKRMVLSILVENTAGVLSRVAGLFSRRGYNIDSLTVGETQNPAISRMTVMVHGDDQILEQIRKQLQKLEDVIEIQELVSGESVTRELILVKVGAVGQERQAIISIADIFRAKIVDVALESLMIELTGNQEKIDAFIKLLEPYTIMELVRTGITGLSRGSGDIADFIDER; this comes from the coding sequence ATGAAACGTATGGTCTTGTCAATACTGGTGGAAAATACGGCCGGAGTACTAAGCCGTGTTGCCGGTTTGTTTAGTAGAAGAGGCTATAATATTGACAGCTTGACTGTAGGAGAAACTCAAAATCCCGCCATTTCAAGAATGACAGTCATGGTACATGGAGACGATCAGATACTAGAACAAATTAGAAAACAGTTACAAAAGCTTGAGGATGTAATCGAAATTCAGGAACTGGTAAGTGGTGAATCTGTTACAAGAGAGTTGATTTTGGTAAAAGTCGGCGCCGTTGGACAGGAACGTCAAGCAATTATATCCATAGCAGATATATTTAGGGCAAAAATCGTTGATGTAGCACTGGAATCTCTTATGATTGAGCTTACAGGTAATCAAGAAAAGATAGATGCCTTTATTAAATTACTGGAACCTTACACAATAATGGAATTAGTACGGACAGGAATTACCGGTCTTAGCAGGGGTTCCGGAGATATAGCAGACTTTATTGATGAACGATAA
- a CDS encoding homocysteine S-methyltransferase family protein, whose translation MTKNEFKLLTESKIVILDGACGSNLQKRGMHSGICPEEWMVNNKDIVIELHKEFLEAGTDILYAPTFTANRIKLKEYGKEDSIAYYNNELVDISKKAVELYRQNTGDMRKIYIAGDITMTGEMVAPLGKLSFEELVDVYKEQMSHLISAGVDLFVIETMMSLQECRAALLAAHELCDLPVMVSLTYQENNRTLYGTDPVTAVTVLQAMGACAVGLNCSTGPDKMHEIIRQMKQISHVPLIAKPNAGVPYLKDGQTVFPMEPCEFSQEMIKLVDEGAGIIGGCCGTTPMHIKKLAESVEGKKAPQINKTHYRALTTERKTIPISLEGRFMVVGERINPTGKKDLQESLRKGDFSLISRMATEQTNQGADFLDINVGMSGIDEKETMLKAMEEVMNVTDLPLLIDTSNPEVMEAALRVYPGRALINSISYEKEKIEKLLPLAKKYGAMFILLPLSDKGLPGNFEEKKQIIHNILDKAFALGLTKEDVIVDGLVNTVGANPNAALDAIETIRYCKNQLGVGTIIGLSNISFGLPKRQFINSTFLAFAIQAGLTMAIANPSQDLLMNTALASDLLLGKEGAAERYINNVSDIEIKEKAKESISHKDTKETQPDNKDTSPIYQGVLKGNKKDIIKLVKEELDKNIAAADIIDKMLIPAINEVGRLFEIQKYFLPQLISSAETMKLAIDYLEPMLISTKSVKNQETIVIATVAGDIHDIGKNLVALMLKNYGYRVIDLGKDVPTDKIIDTAIKESADIIALSALMTTTMVEMEKVVEKVREKGLKAKVIIGGAVITEHYAKEIKADGYSPDAGAAVELVKRLLKPLQ comes from the coding sequence ATGACAAAGAATGAGTTTAAATTATTAACAGAATCAAAAATAGTCATTTTGGATGGAGCATGCGGAAGTAACTTACAAAAGAGAGGAATGCATTCCGGTATATGTCCTGAAGAGTGGATGGTTAATAATAAAGATATAGTTATAGAACTACATAAGGAATTTTTGGAGGCAGGAACCGATATTTTATATGCCCCCACCTTTACGGCTAATAGGATTAAGCTAAAAGAATACGGGAAAGAAGATAGTATTGCTTATTATAATAATGAATTAGTGGATATAAGTAAAAAAGCAGTGGAATTATATCGACAAAATACAGGTGATATGAGAAAAATATATATTGCCGGAGATATTACCATGACCGGAGAGATGGTAGCTCCCCTTGGTAAGCTCTCCTTTGAGGAGCTTGTAGATGTATATAAAGAACAGATGAGCCATCTTATATCTGCCGGTGTGGATCTTTTTGTAATAGAAACCATGATGAGCCTTCAGGAATGTAGGGCTGCACTTTTGGCTGCCCATGAGCTGTGTGACCTGCCCGTTATGGTCTCTTTAACTTATCAGGAAAATAACCGCACCTTATATGGAACTGACCCGGTAACAGCCGTTACTGTATTGCAGGCAATGGGTGCTTGTGCAGTTGGCCTTAATTGTTCTACAGGTCCCGATAAGATGCATGAAATTATAAGGCAGATGAAGCAGATAAGCCATGTTCCCTTAATAGCCAAACCTAATGCAGGGGTACCTTATCTAAAAGACGGGCAAACCGTATTTCCCATGGAGCCTTGTGAATTTTCCCAGGAAATGATTAAGCTTGTAGATGAAGGTGCGGGTATTATAGGGGGCTGCTGTGGAACTACTCCTATGCATATTAAGAAGCTGGCAGAAAGTGTAGAGGGAAAGAAAGCTCCCCAAATAAATAAGACCCATTATAGGGCTTTAACAACTGAAAGAAAAACCATACCCATATCCTTAGAGGGTAGATTTATGGTTGTTGGTGAAAGGATTAATCCTACGGGCAAGAAAGATCTTCAAGAAAGTCTGAGAAAAGGGGATTTTTCACTGATTTCCCGTATGGCAACAGAACAAACTAATCAGGGAGCAGATTTTCTTGATATTAATGTGGGAATGAGCGGCATTGATGAAAAGGAAACTATGCTTAAGGCTATGGAAGAGGTTATGAATGTTACGGATTTACCTCTTTTAATTGACACTAGCAATCCTGAAGTTATGGAGGCTGCCCTAAGGGTGTATCCAGGACGGGCTTTGATTAACTCCATTTCCTACGAAAAAGAGAAAATAGAAAAACTTCTTCCCCTGGCAAAAAAATATGGTGCAATGTTTATTCTTCTTCCCTTATCAGATAAAGGTCTGCCCGGTAATTTTGAAGAAAAGAAGCAAATAATCCATAATATACTGGATAAGGCCTTTGCCCTGGGTCTTACCAAAGAGGATGTTATAGTGGACGGTCTGGTTAATACTGTAGGAGCCAACCCCAATGCGGCCCTAGATGCCATAGAGACAATCCGGTATTGTAAGAACCAGCTGGGAGTAGGAACTATAATCGGTTTATCTAATATTTCTTTTGGCCTTCCTAAAAGGCAGTTTATTAATAGTACTTTTTTGGCATTTGCCATACAGGCAGGACTAACTATGGCTATTGCCAATCCTTCTCAAGATCTTCTTATGAATACTGCCCTTGCTTCCGATCTTTTGCTTGGAAAGGAAGGAGCAGCTGAAAGATATATTAACAATGTATCAGATATAGAGATTAAGGAAAAAGCTAAGGAAAGTATTAGTCATAAGGATACAAAGGAGACTCAGCCTGATAATAAGGATACATCCCCAATCTATCAGGGGGTGTTAAAGGGAAATAAAAAAGATATTATAAAGCTTGTAAAAGAAGAGTTGGATAAAAATATTGCAGCGGCTGATATTATAGATAAGATGTTGATTCCTGCCATTAATGAAGTGGGCAGATTATTTGAAATTCAGAAATATTTTCTGCCACAGCTTATCTCTTCTGCAGAAACTATGAAACTGGCAATTGATTATCTTGAACCTATGCTTATAAGTACAAAAAGTGTAAAAAATCAAGAGACTATTGTAATTGCTACAGTAGCAGGTGATATTCATGATATAGGAAAAAACTTAGTTGCCCTAATGCTGAAAAATTATGGTTACCGGGTAATTGATTTGGGCAAAGATGTACCCACTGATAAAATTATAGATACTGCAATAAAAGAGTCCGCTGATATAATAGCCTTATCGGCCTTGATGACCACAACCATGGTAGAGATGGAAAAGGTTGTTGAAAAAGTAAGGGAAAAAGGCTTAAAAGCCAAAGTCATCATTGGAGGAGCGGTTATTACCGAGCATTATGCTAAGGAAATTAAGGCAGACGGATATTCTCCCGATGCAGGGGCTGCAGTAGAGTTAGTAAAGCGGCTTCTTAAGCCCTTACAATAA
- a CDS encoding putative bifunctional diguanylate cyclase/phosphodiesterase — protein MFKNMAQKKNKEFDKKNMSKDAYKISLIYAFFGGMWILFSDTILGYLLPNMEKYKYFQTIKGWFYVLVTTLLVYILIKRRVKLWNALIFLESELSYQKKLNENIIAEAPSIIITWDDDGRILSINPFGEKITGYSQDELVDGPGWPILISKEQDSKFQEIYQDIKKSDNALNYDGAIITKSGKTIDILWSSKILDSESDKGDNIYVSIGTNIEERKRYEEKIRLMAYYDPLTGLPNRFMFEQEIARRIKEEDSAFTIAYMDIDNFKNINDSLGHQAGDVFLRYFVESIIKKVEDKTFVARLGGDEFAILFNSSCHEDIMEEVGKLLSYINRIWTYQNRQFYISMSVGVVIYPEHGKDTSDLLKNADIAMYGAKREGKNRVLFYKDDLREENTKLANMINYIQEGIEQEQFYLEYQPQYRLSNKELTGMEALLRWQHPKEGYISPAEFIPIAERTGQIYRLERLVLKKALEQKMLWEKQGFTDIELAINLSTKTLTSNINFSEWEQILDSYSVDYSKIVIEITETADILNVDSVITRLSNLKKKGIKIALDDFGTGYASLNYLTKFPIDIIKLDKSFINAITKEGVDTLLIKNVLRLAYELKFNVIAEGIETKEQMQYLINYHCDLGQGYLLSKPLSEYKLLRLLENENT, from the coding sequence ATGTTTAAGAATATGGCACAAAAGAAAAATAAAGAATTCGATAAAAAAAATATGTCTAAAGATGCATATAAAATTTCTTTGATTTATGCATTTTTTGGTGGTATGTGGATTTTATTTTCGGATACAATATTAGGATATCTTTTACCTAATATGGAAAAATATAAATACTTTCAAACAATTAAGGGTTGGTTTTATGTTTTAGTTACAACCCTTTTAGTTTATATACTAATAAAACGTCGTGTCAAATTATGGAATGCATTGATCTTTTTGGAATCTGAACTGAGTTATCAGAAGAAGCTAAATGAAAATATTATTGCAGAAGCACCATCCATTATAATCACTTGGGATGATGACGGACGGATTTTGTCTATTAATCCTTTTGGTGAAAAAATCACCGGTTACTCCCAAGATGAGCTGGTAGATGGACCGGGCTGGCCTATCTTAATTTCTAAAGAGCAGGATTCTAAATTTCAAGAGATATATCAGGATATTAAAAAAAGTGATAATGCCCTAAATTATGACGGAGCAATTATTACTAAGAGCGGTAAAACAATTGATATTTTGTGGAGTAGTAAAATATTAGATTCAGAGTCAGACAAGGGAGATAATATATATGTTTCCATAGGCACTAATATTGAGGAACGAAAAAGATATGAAGAAAAAATCAGACTTATGGCATATTATGATCCTCTGACTGGACTACCCAACAGGTTTATGTTTGAACAAGAAATTGCCAGACGTATTAAGGAAGAAGATTCTGCTTTTACAATTGCTTATATGGATATCGATAATTTTAAGAATATTAATGATTCTTTAGGGCACCAGGCAGGAGATGTATTCCTAAGGTATTTTGTGGAAAGCATAATAAAAAAAGTTGAAGATAAGACATTTGTGGCTAGACTTGGTGGGGATGAGTTTGCTATTTTATTTAACAGTAGCTGCCATGAGGATATAATGGAAGAGGTTGGAAAACTTTTAAGTTATATAAATAGGATATGGACTTATCAAAATAGGCAATTTTATATATCAATGAGTGTAGGGGTAGTAATATATCCTGAACATGGAAAAGATACATCTGATCTATTAAAAAATGCTGATATTGCCATGTATGGTGCAAAAAGAGAGGGAAAAAACAGAGTCTTATTTTATAAAGATGACTTAAGGGAAGAAAATACGAAATTAGCCAACATGATAAATTATATACAGGAGGGAATAGAACAGGAACAGTTTTATCTTGAATATCAACCTCAATATAGGCTCAGTAATAAGGAACTAACAGGCATGGAGGCTTTGCTTAGATGGCAACATCCTAAGGAAGGCTATATTTCCCCTGCTGAGTTTATTCCTATTGCTGAAAGAACCGGTCAGATTTATCGGTTGGAAAGACTTGTATTAAAAAAAGCTTTAGAACAGAAAATGCTCTGGGAAAAACAGGGTTTTACCGATATAGAATTGGCTATTAACTTATCTACAAAAACACTTACAAGTAATATTAATTTTAGTGAATGGGAACAGATATTAGATAGTTATTCTGTAGACTATTCCAAGATTGTTATAGAAATTACAGAGACAGCTGATATTTTAAATGTTGATAGTGTAATTACAAGGTTAAGTAATTTAAAGAAAAAAGGTATTAAAATAGCCTTAGATGATTTTGGTACAGGTTATGCTTCCTTAAATTACTTAACGAAATTCCCAATTGATATTATAAAATTAGACAAAAGCTTTATTAATGCTATTACAAAAGAGGGTGTGGATACTTTATTAATTAAAAATGTACTAAGACTAGCCTATGAGCTTAAATTTAATGTTATTGCAGAAGGCATTGAAACTAAAGAGCAGATGCAGTATTTAATAAATTATCATTGTGATCTAGGTCAAGGATATCTATTAAGTAAGCCCCTATCAGAGTATAAGTTGCTTAGGCTTTTGGAAAATGAAAATACATAA
- a CDS encoding glycosyltransferase family 2 protein → MLDKEIKDFDVDVIIPIYKPDNKLFKLLDMLEEQTIKPKKILLLETVDDINHIKAISGPSLRDNIEIHYINKDDFDHGGTRRFGASMSEADVLMFMTQDAVPENELLMEKLLEPYKDPKVAATYARQLPDEKADILERYTRDFNYPNKSMIKSYMDINKLGIKTYFCSNVCATYRRDVYNKLGGFVERTIFNEDMIMAHTMIHAGYKIAYQAEARVIHSHVYSYLQQLSRNFDLGVSHRQFPHIFLNIGTETEGIRLVKNTLQHLIDNKKFLMIPDLILSSGFKYLGYKLGINYLKLPDNFVIQCTMNKNYWKNGVK, encoded by the coding sequence GTGTTAGATAAAGAGATAAAAGATTTTGATGTTGATGTTATTATACCTATATATAAGCCGGATAATAAGCTTTTTAAGCTTCTTGATATGTTAGAGGAACAGACTATAAAACCTAAAAAGATACTGCTTCTAGAAACTGTAGATGATATAAACCATATTAAGGCAATAAGCGGACCTTCCCTAAGAGATAATATAGAAATCCATTATATTAATAAAGATGATTTTGACCACGGAGGAACCCGTAGGTTTGGTGCCTCTATGTCTGAAGCTGATGTTCTTATGTTTATGACTCAGGATGCGGTACCGGAAAATGAGCTTCTTATGGAAAAATTGTTGGAGCCATATAAAGATCCAAAGGTAGCGGCAACTTATGCTAGGCAGCTGCCCGATGAAAAAGCAGATATACTGGAACGCTATACCAGAGATTTTAATTATCCTAATAAAAGCATGATAAAATCTTATATGGATATAAATAAGCTGGGTATAAAAACATATTTTTGTTCCAATGTATGTGCTACTTACCGAAGAGATGTATACAATAAACTGGGTGGTTTTGTTGAAAGAACAATATTTAATGAGGATATGATTATGGCTCATACCATGATTCATGCCGGTTATAAGATTGCTTATCAAGCAGAAGCCAGGGTTATTCATTCCCATGTTTATTCTTATTTGCAGCAGTTATCAAGAAATTTTGACCTGGGGGTTTCCCATAGACAGTTTCCCCATATATTTCTTAATATAGGTACTGAAACAGAGGGTATACGCTTAGTTAAAAACACCCTACAGCATTTGATTGACAATAAGAAATTTTTAATGATACCTGATTTAATTTTAAGTTCAGGCTTCAAATACCTCGGTTATAAATTAGGGATAAACTATCTTAAATTACCTGATAATTTTGTAATACAATGCACCATGAATAAAAATTATTGGAAAAATGGTGTGAAATAA
- a CDS encoding glycosyltransferase family 2 protein, which produces MDKVTIVMATYNGEKYLEEQINSILSSTYKEIELQIVDDGSSDSTIEILNRYKSLYPDKIYISQNKTNMGVTLNFLNAISNTSTDYIMLCDQDDVWNKDKVAKTLKRMKQMEIQFGKKLPIVVFTDACVVDSRLNVIHESFFRSGRLNPGLTDLAHMLMENKLIGCTVMINGAVRRVLKSKPLPKKARFHDGWLGLIGASLGKISFIEEATLLYRQHESNVVGNRGFMSYVIDRVSSLKKQKEALLALQHQADEFVNLYHDLIRDKNMDLIRQFANLYKYGFIKRRLLIIKYKYLKSGIIRNIGLMIIV; this is translated from the coding sequence ATGGATAAGGTAACTATTGTAATGGCAACCTATAATGGTGAAAAGTACTTAGAAGAGCAAATAAATTCTATTTTATCCTCAACCTATAAAGAAATAGAACTTCAGATAGTTGATGACGGTTCTTCAGATTCTACGATAGAGATATTAAACCGTTATAAAAGTTTATATCCTGATAAGATTTATATCAGCCAAAATAAAACTAACATGGGAGTTACTTTAAATTTTTTAAATGCCATCAGCAATACAAGTACAGATTATATAATGTTATGTGATCAAGATGATGTATGGAATAAGGACAAAGTGGCAAAGACCTTAAAACGAATGAAGCAGATGGAAATTCAGTTCGGAAAAAAGCTCCCAATTGTAGTGTTTACTGACGCTTGTGTTGTAGATAGTAGATTGAATGTCATACATGAATCCTTTTTTCGTTCAGGCAGGTTAAATCCCGGCTTGACAGATCTTGCCCATATGTTAATGGAGAATAAGCTGATTGGCTGTACTGTTATGATTAATGGAGCTGTACGGAGAGTTCTAAAGAGTAAGCCCCTGCCAAAGAAGGCTAGATTTCATGACGGATGGCTGGGCTTAATAGGAGCAAGTTTAGGAAAAATCAGTTTTATAGAAGAAGCAACCCTTCTTTATCGTCAACATGAATCAAATGTAGTAGGTAACAGGGGTTTTATGTCCTATGTAATTGACCGAGTCTCTAGTTTAAAAAAGCAAAAAGAAGCATTGTTAGCTCTACAGCATCAAGCTGATGAATTTGTAAATTTATATCATGATTTAATTAGGGATAAAAATATGGACTTGATACGGCAATTTGCAAATTTGTATAAGTACGGATTTATAAAAAGAAGATTACTTATAATAAAATATAAATATTTAAAATCGGGAATTATTCGTAATATTGGACTAATGATTATAGTGTGA